TTAATCACTGTTAACCCATATATATATAATTCTAAGTCAAAATTACTATTGTTTTCATCTGACTGTGACTCTAGCTTTGACTCTAGCTCTGGTAGGTCTTCTCTTATTTTAGCTACTAAATCTTCACATTCATCTCCCTTAATAATTTCTGGAACCTTATAATCTTTCATGTCCTCTAGAATTTGTACTCTTTCAGCTACTGTAAATATGTCCATAATTTTAAGTACATCTACTAATTTAATGGCTTCATCTATGGTTATTTCATCTTCAGCTGATAATTTATCATTTAACTTATCTAAGTATTCTTGAGTCATAGCAGGTTGATTAGCCATGGTTCTCTTTAAATACCCTATTAATTCATCTGTGTTCCATGGGTCACCTGTAACAGGATCAACTTCTCCTTTAGCTGAATACATAGCAATATCATATAAGCCTTGTACGCGTTCATCTTCGCTATTAGCTATACTGCCTATTAGATTTACTGTTTTGTCTACGATATCTGATATACTTGGTCTATCTGCATTAGCATAACTTGTAGGTAAACATGAAAATACCATTAATAGGCATATGCACATAGATATGATTCTTTTTCCTTTCATCTTTATTCCCCCTTATTTTGATTTTTGATTTTGTAAACTTTATCTAATATCCACACGGCCTCTGCTCTTGAGATTATTTCTTGTGGATTAAGATTCTCATTTTCTCTTATTATCCCTAATTTTTTCCCCTTTTTAATAAACTCTACTGCCCATGATGATATATTACTCGAGTCTTTGTATTCATCTAATACTACTTCACTTATATCTATATCATTATCCTTTAATGTGTTTATGGCCATAGTAATCATTTGTTCTCTAGTGATATTGCCCTCTGGATTAAATGATTTTTCATTCATTCCACTTATTATTTTATTATTATAGGCACTTCTCACATATTTATAGTACCAATCATTAGTTTGCACATCTTCAAAAGGTATATAAGCTAGAGTATTTATATCTATATCTAGTATTTTTACCATAAGAGTAGCCATTTCAGCTCTCGTAACTTGTCCGTTTGGATTGAAAGTTTCTTCATCTAATCCACTTACTATACCCATATTAGTCATAAAAGCAATGCTTTCTTCTGCCCAATGTCCTTCTATATCATTGAATTTATGCTTTAACTCCTCTTTTTGAGCTTCTTCTACAGATTCTTGTGCAACCTTTTCTTCAGGAGTAACACCGCCGCCACTAGGTCCTGTTTCTATAGTAGTTTCATTTTCTCCACCATTGACTATTAAATCAGCAGCATCATCTAGTTTCCCATCTGCTACATAATCTACTAATTTAATTCGTTCTTCATAAGACCAGTCTTTTAATGAATCAATTCCATCCATTACATCTTTAACTTCTACACCCATGTCATTTAGTTTTTCTACCCTATCTTCGGTTAACTCAATACTTACACTTGTCTTTAAATCCCTTATTCCCCTATCATCTTTGAAATATACGTCTTTTACCTTTTCTATAGTGTCTTCTTTGTCATCACTACTATTAATTGCCTTTTCTATTAAATCAGTTATAACTGATGCACTCACATCTGTAGTATCTCCTGCATATATGGATAATGGATTTACTAATAGACTTGTACATATTATAGTTAGTATAAATAGTTTTTTCATAATATTTCCCCCTTATTATTATCATTTATCCAATTTTTAATAATTTAGATATCTTCTTTATAAACGTAGTTTTTTCTTCTATTTTAATTGGATCCTTTATGGTTATATTTTTATTTTCCAATACTCTTTTAGGATTAATTGAAAATAGTTCCTCTGCATAATCTTTTCCCAATTTTTCTTTTACTAAACTATAACTTTTATCAAGTACTGGTCGTCTGCTATTATAGCCATGTCCATCACTACCTATGATATGTACCATATTATGATTTAACAAATCATTTGCTATCCTTTGAGTCTCATCACCAAATCTGCCTCTTATACTGCCACCGTTTAATTGTATTAAGGCTCCCTTATCTATAAAGTCGTATACTAGATTAGGGTTGTCCATCACATAGGTGTATCTCTCTGGATGGGCCATTATGGGAATTATCCCCATTAGCTTTAGTTCATATAATACCTCAAAGGTATACATGGGCATTTCTAATAAGGGTAGTTCCACTAAAAGATATTTTGAATTATTTAAAGTATAAACTTTTCTTTCTTCTATATACTTAGGCAACTCCGGGGACATGTAAGCTTCATTCCCCAATAGTATTTCTAAATCAATATTATGTTCCTCTAGCTTTTCTCTAAATAATTCTAAAGATTCTTCTAATTTTTTTCCTGTGACAAACATATTCGTATCATAAAAGTGGGATGTACTTATTATGGTTTTAGTGCCTTTATCCTTAGCTATCTTAGCCATTTTGATACTTTCTTCCATACTATTAGATCCATCGTCTATGTTTGGAAGTATATGACAATGACAATCTATCATATTATGCTCCTTATCTACTTAGCTTCTTGATAATAATATTGGTTATAGTAGTACTTATAATATTTACTCTTCTCAACAGATACTTTATTTAATACTACTCCTAATATATTAGCATTTACATTTTCTAGTAATTCCTTAGATCTTTTAGCTGCCTCTATAGCCACCTCTCCTGATGCGGCCACTAATAAGACACCATCAGCTAGAGTAGATAGTATGGCACCATCTGTAACTAGACCTACTGGTGCTGCATCTAGTAATACATAATCATATTTTTCTTTCATGCTTTCAATAAAGTTTTTCATACTCTTTGATCCTAATACTTCCGATGGATTAGGAGGTTTTGGCCCACTACTAAGTACAGAAAGATTTACAATTGTACTTTCTTTTATGCAATCATCCTCATTATTTTGCTCTGCTAATATGTTTGTAAGTCCCTTATAGTTGTTTAACTCAAAATTATTATGTATTCTAGGTCTTCTTAAATCACAATCCACTAATAATACACTTTTACCTGATTGGGCTATGGTTATGGCTAAGTTACATATGGTTGTAGTTTTACCTTCACCTTGGGTAGAACTAGTTACTAATATACTTCTCAAGTCCTTGTCTAAGCTAGAAAATTGTATATTGGTTCTTAATACTCTAAAGGATTCTGATATGGGAGATTTAGGGTTATTAAGAGTTACTAAATCTTTCATTCAACGCTACCTCCTTCTTTATTTTTTTTTTATTCATATTATCCATTTGAGGTATTGTTCCTATTACTGGTAATCCTAAATGTTTCTCCACATCCTCTGGATTCTTTATGGTATTATCTAAGTATTCTAGTAAAAATACTAAACCAAAGGATACCATAAGTCCTAATACTCCAGCTATGGCTACATTCATTGTTTTTCTTGGTTTTATAGGCTCCTCCGGAATTTCTGCCTTATCTATTATTTGAACATTATCTACTTTCATGATTTGAATAACTTGTCTCTTGAATATTCTAGCTGTGTGATTAGCTATATTTCTAGCCATTTTGGGATCGGTATTTTGTACCTTTATCATAATAATTTCAGTGTCTTTCACTGAGTTTACAGATATCTGTTCCTTTAATTCATCTAATCCTATTTCTAACTTTAAGTCATCCTTAACTACCTTTAATACGGATTTACTCTTTGCAATTTCTCCATAGGTTTTAACTAGTTTTTGACTTAATAAAACATCACTATACTCAAGTAATGATTCTTGACTTTTAGTTTTTCCGACCATCATAGTAGTGTATGTTTCATATACGGGTTCAAGGACGTATACACTCACTAAGGCACTAGTTATTATGGATATGATAGTTATTAAGAATATGATTCCCATTCTTTTTTTTACAACAAAGAATAATTCTCTTATATCAATTACTTCCATTTCTTCCATTTTATCTTTTTCATCCCCTTCTGTATTTTGATCATATTTACTATATTAACATTTTTTCCCCATTTTTTCTATATATTAGGATGTTAACTTTTTTTTTTTTACATTTTAGTAGGATTACTATATTGTTTTAATTTTTCGTATAAAAAAAGTTCACTAAAAAGCGAACTTTAAAAATTTATATTTATTTTTCATTATCTACATATAAATATATTCCACATAATATAATAAGTCCACCTATCATTTGCCAAAGGTATGGTATTTCTTTAAATATATAGTATGCCCATACTATAGAAAATATAGGTTCTGCCAATACTACTGTAGATACAAAGGTGGCAGATAGATACTCTAGTGCCCAATTACACACACTATGACCTAAAAATGTACAAACTAGTGCTAATGCTAAGAATATATACCATTCCCTTAAAGTATATGGATATAAGGGAACATTTGTTACGATAGCAATAGTTATTAAAGTTATAAATGCCACTGAATAAACTATAAATGTATAACTATTTACACTAAGTTCCTTTCTAGCCCTATTTCCTATAGCTAAATATATAGTAAAAAATAATGCAGCGCTTATGGCTAAAAAGTCTCCCCATATTATGTTGCTACCTAATGTATAATCTCCTCCAGATATTAAGGCTGCTCCTATAAATGCTATTATTATACCTATTATAGCCTTTTTATGTAATCTTTCTTTAAAGAATATGTACCCACCTACTACAGAAAATACTGGTGCCGTATTTACTAATACTACAGCACTTGCTATTGATGTGTATTTTAAAGATGATACCCAGGTTAAAAAGTGTAAACCTAAAACAACTCCACTTATTATACACCATTTTATAGTACCCTTATTTGCTTTTTTTAACTCTTCCCTATGCTTTAAAAGTACCATAGGTGACATGATTAATACGGCTATTCCCAATCTATATGATGCTATTATTAAAGGTGGTGCTTGAGACATTTTTATGAATATGGATGAAAAGGATATGGCAATTATTGCTACTATCATCATATATTTTGCTTTCATTTATTTGTCCTCATATATGAAGTCTAATATATTAGTTTCACCACTATGTACAAATTGATATATTATACTATTTTCTAAATGTATATTTTTAATGTTTATTAATAGATCTTTGTATTCTGATTCTAATTCTTCATTAATTTTAGCTGCCTTTTTTTCATCATATGCCCCTACTACTAGCTGATTTGAATCTGTTATATAATATATGCCCCATATGTCTCCACTTAAATAATATATATCTTTTTTCACATGGTTATTATTAGAGTTAAATTCAGTAATTAATGTTCCCCCTTCATAATCATTGATCATACTATGGGGTTTATTCTTTTCTATTAGCTCTAGAAACTTGCTTTTATCCTTTATTAAATACAGCATAATATATTCTCTTTTCCTTAGGGAAAAGGCTGCTTCTTGAGGACTTATTCTCATTTCACTCTTAATTTCAACGTTACATATTTTATTATTTTTTAATTTCATCTCAGACACAACTAGTTTATACTTTTGATTTAAATCTATAATACTTTCTACTATATATTTATCTTCTTCTATCTTCTCCACAGTATTCTTTAATAATATGGATGGAGTTTTAACAAAGTGGATTTCATTCTCATTACTTGATAAATATTTTATTCCATCCTTATCTAATCCCACACTTCTCATAATATAATAGTTTATTAGTTCATTGCTATTAGACAATCCTATACATATTTTATTTAATAATAAGATTTCTTCCTCTTCATTTAATTCATTGTCCCTATCTATCATATGAAAATTATCTATTTGCTCTATCCATTCTTCACTTTCAAAGGGATTTTTTTCTATGGCCTTTTTTATTAAAAACTTGGCTTCCTTAAGAGTTA
The Anaeromicrobium sediminis DNA segment above includes these coding regions:
- a CDS encoding tyrosine-protein phosphatase, encoding MIDCHCHILPNIDDGSNSMEESIKMAKIAKDKGTKTIISTSHFYDTNMFVTGKKLEESLELFREKLEEHNIDLEILLGNEAYMSPELPKYIEERKVYTLNNSKYLLVELPLLEMPMYTFEVLYELKLMGIIPIMAHPERYTYVMDNPNLVYDFIDKGALIQLNGGSIRGRFGDETQRIANDLLNHNMVHIIGSDGHGYNSRRPVLDKSYSLVKEKLGKDYAEELFSINPKRVLENKNITIKDPIKIEEKTTFIKKISKLLKIG
- a CDS encoding S-layer homology domain-containing protein, with the protein product MKKLFILTIICTSLLVNPLSIYAGDTTDVSASVITDLIEKAINSSDDKEDTIEKVKDVYFKDDRGIRDLKTSVSIELTEDRVEKLNDMGVEVKDVMDGIDSLKDWSYEERIKLVDYVADGKLDDAADLIVNGGENETTIETGPSGGGVTPEEKVAQESVEEAQKEELKHKFNDIEGHWAEESIAFMTNMGIVSGLDEETFNPNGQVTRAEMATLMVKILDIDINTLAYIPFEDVQTNDWYYKYVRSAYNNKIISGMNEKSFNPEGNITREQMITMAINTLKDNDIDISEVVLDEYKDSSNISSWAVEFIKKGKKLGIIRENENLNPQEIISRAEAVWILDKVYKIKNQNKGE
- a CDS encoding CpsD/CapB family tyrosine-protein kinase, translating into MKDLVTLNNPKSPISESFRVLRTNIQFSSLDKDLRSILVTSSTQGEGKTTTICNLAITIAQSGKSVLLVDCDLRRPRIHNNFELNNYKGLTNILAEQNNEDDCIKESTIVNLSVLSSGPKPPNPSEVLGSKSMKNFIESMKEKYDYVLLDAAPVGLVTDGAILSTLADGVLLVAASGEVAIEAAKRSKELLENVNANILGVVLNKVSVEKSKYYKYYYNQYYYQEAK
- a CDS encoding YveK family protein — translated: MEVIDIRELFFVVKKRMGIIFLITIISIITSALVSVYVLEPVYETYTTMMVGKTKSQESLLEYSDVLLSQKLVKTYGEIAKSKSVLKVVKDDLKLEIGLDELKEQISVNSVKDTEIIMIKVQNTDPKMARNIANHTARIFKRQVIQIMKVDNVQIIDKAEIPEEPIKPRKTMNVAIAGVLGLMVSFGLVFLLEYLDNTIKNPEDVEKHLGLPVIGTIPQMDNMNKKKIKKEVALNERFSNS
- a CDS encoding DMT family transporter, whose translation is MKAKYMMIVAIIAISFSSIFIKMSQAPPLIIASYRLGIAVLIMSPMVLLKHREELKKANKGTIKWCIISGVVLGLHFLTWVSSLKYTSIASAVVLVNTAPVFSVVGGYIFFKERLHKKAIIGIIIAFIGAALISGGDYTLGSNIIWGDFLAISAALFFTIYLAIGNRARKELSVNSYTFIVYSVAFITLITIAIVTNVPLYPYTLREWYIFLALALVCTFLGHSVCNWALEYLSATFVSTVVLAEPIFSIVWAYYIFKEIPYLWQMIGGLIILCGIYLYVDNEK